Proteins co-encoded in one Thermoplasmata archaeon genomic window:
- a CDS encoding GyrI-like domain-containing protein: MVVEFRLKRTRAMRVAALKWKGPWSERRIRAQFGRLVAWAHSHRLRTGQWIFREPAHRTWEVALEIRGTARSEGSVRVRHYPAATVASVVFDPRRVSPAVVYHGITDWLRWRRKDKTIRAVGTYREVYRADPWRHPAAWARTDVQVVVRK, from the coding sequence GTGGTCGTCGAGTTCCGGCTGAAGCGAACCCGCGCCATGCGCGTCGCGGCGCTAAAGTGGAAAGGTCCTTGGAGCGAGCGGCGGATCCGCGCGCAGTTCGGCCGCCTGGTCGCCTGGGCGCATTCGCACCGGCTGCGCACGGGCCAGTGGATCTTTCGCGAGCCGGCGCATCGCACCTGGGAGGTCGCGCTCGAGATCCGCGGCACCGCTCGCTCCGAGGGGTCGGTCCGCGTCCGGCACTACCCGGCGGCCACCGTGGCGAGCGTCGTCTTCGACCCGCGGCGGGTCTCGCCGGCGGTCGTCTACCACGGGATCACCGACTGGCTGCGCTGGCGACGCAAGGACAAGACGATCCGCGCCGTCGGGACGTACCGAGAGGTCTACCGCGCCGACCCCTGGCGCCACCCGGCCGCCTGGGCCCGGACCGACGTGCAGGTCGTGGTCCGCAAGTAG
- a CDS encoding trypsin-like peptidase domain-containing protein, with protein MPLAATELEGRIISAVDAIGPAVASVESLRLARRSRWGAPFGAQAQATAVVIDPSGYLVTNQHVVDGAARLQVRLSDGQELSGEVVGGDAVTDLALVKVDAQGLRSAALGRSEELRVGQIVLAIGNALGLPGGPTVSSGVVSALGRPLPGSDFVFEGLIQTDAAINPGNSGGPLVDLSGSVVGVNTAMIPFAQGVGFAIPIHAVSRIADELRSKGRVVRPWMGVTVAELRADVATRYGLEPNSGLLIGEVVPRSPAHRAGLKAGDVVTRVGPSEVRSVRDLVGALSNFPVGADVTIGYRRRGTAYATSVPLQEAPEAVPAPE; from the coding sequence ATGCCGCTCGCCGCGACGGAGCTCGAGGGCCGGATCATCTCGGCGGTCGACGCGATCGGCCCGGCCGTCGCCTCGGTCGAGAGCCTCCGACTCGCGCGCCGCAGCCGTTGGGGAGCCCCGTTCGGGGCCCAAGCCCAGGCGACGGCGGTGGTGATCGACCCGAGCGGGTACCTCGTGACGAACCAGCACGTCGTCGACGGGGCCGCCCGCCTCCAGGTGCGCCTCTCGGACGGTCAGGAGCTCTCCGGCGAGGTCGTCGGCGGCGACGCCGTCACGGATCTCGCGCTGGTCAAGGTCGATGCCCAGGGGCTCCGGTCGGCGGCCCTCGGCCGGTCCGAGGAGCTGCGGGTCGGCCAGATCGTGCTTGCGATCGGCAACGCTCTCGGCCTCCCGGGCGGTCCCACGGTCTCCTCGGGGGTCGTGAGCGCGCTGGGCCGGCCGCTCCCAGGCTCGGACTTCGTCTTCGAAGGCCTCATCCAGACCGATGCCGCGATCAACCCGGGCAACAGCGGCGGTCCGCTCGTCGACCTCTCGGGCTCGGTCGTCGGCGTGAACACCGCGATGATCCCGTTCGCGCAGGGGGTCGGCTTCGCGATCCCGATCCACGCCGTCAGCCGCATCGCGGACGAGCTGCGTTCCAAGGGTCGCGTCGTGCGGCCGTGGATGGGCGTGACGGTCGCGGAGCTGCGGGCCGACGTCGCCACGCGCTACGGTCTGGAGCCGAACTCGGGGCTCCTCATCGGCGAGGTCGTCCCGCGCTCGCCGGCCCATCGGGCGGGCCTCAAGGCCGGGGACGTCGTGACCCGCGTCGGACCCTCCGAGGTCCGGAGCGTTCGCGATCTGGTGGGCGCGCTATCGAACTTCCCGGTCGGGGCGGACGTCACGATCGGCTACCGCCGTCGCGGCACCGCCTACGCGACGAGCGTGCCGCTGCAGGAGGCCCCCGAGGCGGTGCCCGCCCCGGAGTGA